A window of the Euzebya pacifica genome harbors these coding sequences:
- a CDS encoding WD40/YVTN/BNR-like repeat-containing protein yields MTLSRVTPPVALLVSLLLAIGLVLATLPSTTAAPFDPRTAIGPLAEPADWMNSARGLPDGRAYAAALDAAGEVEALTADLDPALAAAEWTLMGPTNIGGRVTDLAVDPTRPDTVWVAAASGGVWRSDDAGATVQPAWPDDLTPAIGALAVTIDGVLFAGTGEANPGGGSFTFGGTGMYRSTDAGATWEHVGLDDTAAFGRILVHPTDPDVIWAAAAGHLYLPGGQRGLYRSTDGGDSWELVLEGLNDTTGAVDLAMDPTDPDRVYVAMWDHLREPEIRTYGGVGSGLWETLDGGETWSVVNAGDFGPGNADIGRIGVAVAPSSPDVIYVSVIDTFGRSSGNGLFRSVNGGSTWERMGSVPSQSSFGWWFGRIFVDPADADRVWIPGVSLSVSSNGGASFSSSGGVHADQHAMVWDPAVEGRVYLGNDGGLYRSDVNGGSWQKATGEAWTQLYTLDVSDTDPSKLLAGLQDNGCVRNHSLGSAPAIDGWDSFGCGDGLEVQFNPTVDSTIYGCSQYGACSRYALGGELVGTPFVGTSVARINWMAPVEYHGGSSTTMYYGSERVNVSHDTGLTWQAISPDLTGGGELEIDPAGYPYQTLTTIAGAASDPSVVWAGSDDGLVHRTVDGGETWERVGEGVLPGDWVTRITIDPADADVVYVTFSGFRTGDDAARVFLTRDGGETWADVSGNLPAAPVNDLVLVGDGRVVVATDVGVFVTSGVAGDPVWLAVGGNLPKAPAMDLDVQPGGLLTVATFGRSAWRVQLPSAPAGSSALSSVLAVDNG; encoded by the coding sequence ATGACCTTGTCGCGCGTCACTCCGCCGGTTGCCCTCCTCGTCTCCCTCCTCCTCGCCATCGGGTTGGTCCTGGCGACCCTGCCGAGCACGACGGCAGCGCCGTTCGACCCGAGGACGGCGATCGGCCCCCTCGCCGAGCCGGCCGACTGGATGAACTCCGCGCGAGGCCTGCCGGACGGGCGTGCCTACGCCGCGGCGCTGGATGCTGCCGGAGAGGTCGAGGCGCTGACCGCCGACCTCGACCCGGCGCTGGCCGCTGCCGAGTGGACGCTGATGGGGCCGACCAACATCGGTGGCCGCGTGACCGACCTGGCCGTCGACCCGACCCGGCCGGACACGGTGTGGGTGGCAGCGGCCTCCGGTGGCGTGTGGCGCTCCGACGACGCCGGCGCGACCGTGCAGCCGGCCTGGCCCGACGACCTGACCCCGGCGATCGGCGCGCTGGCCGTGACCATCGACGGCGTGTTGTTCGCGGGGACCGGCGAGGCCAACCCCGGCGGTGGCTCGTTCACCTTCGGCGGGACCGGCATGTACCGCTCGACCGACGCCGGTGCGACGTGGGAGCACGTCGGGCTGGACGACACCGCCGCGTTCGGCCGGATCCTCGTCCACCCCACCGACCCCGACGTGATCTGGGCGGCGGCGGCCGGTCACCTCTACCTCCCCGGCGGGCAGCGTGGGCTGTACCGCTCCACCGATGGTGGCGACAGCTGGGAGCTGGTGCTGGAGGGGCTCAACGACACGACCGGCGCGGTGGACCTGGCGATGGACCCCACCGACCCCGACCGGGTGTACGTGGCGATGTGGGACCACCTGCGCGAGCCCGAGATCCGTACCTACGGCGGCGTGGGCTCGGGGCTGTGGGAGACGCTCGATGGTGGCGAGACATGGTCAGTGGTCAACGCTGGCGACTTCGGGCCGGGCAACGCCGACATCGGCCGGATCGGTGTCGCGGTGGCCCCCTCCTCCCCCGATGTGATCTACGTCTCGGTCATCGACACGTTCGGTCGGTCCTCGGGCAACGGGCTGTTCCGCTCCGTCAACGGCGGGTCGACGTGGGAGCGGATGGGGTCGGTGCCCTCGCAGTCCTCGTTCGGCTGGTGGTTCGGGCGGATCTTCGTCGACCCCGCCGACGCCGACCGCGTGTGGATCCCGGGTGTGTCGCTGAGCGTGTCGAGCAACGGCGGGGCGTCGTTTTCGTCCTCCGGTGGGGTGCACGCCGACCAGCACGCGATGGTGTGGGACCCGGCGGTGGAGGGGCGGGTGTACCTGGGCAACGACGGCGGGCTGTACCGCTCCGACGTCAACGGGGGGTCGTGGCAGAAGGCCACCGGTGAGGCGTGGACGCAGCTGTACACCCTCGACGTCTCGGACACGGACCCCTCCAAGCTGCTGGCCGGGCTGCAGGACAACGGGTGCGTGCGGAACCACTCATTGGGGTCGGCGCCGGCGATCGACGGGTGGGACAGCTTCGGGTGTGGTGACGGGTTGGAGGTGCAGTTCAACCCGACGGTGGACTCCACGATCTACGGGTGCTCGCAGTACGGGGCGTGCAGCCGGTACGCGCTGGGCGGTGAGCTGGTGGGGACGCCGTTCGTGGGCACGTCGGTGGCGCGGATCAACTGGATGGCGCCGGTGGAGTACCACGGTGGGTCGTCGACGACGATGTACTACGGGTCCGAGCGGGTGAACGTCTCGCACGACACCGGGTTGACGTGGCAGGCGATCTCGCCTGACCTGACGGGGGGTGGCGAGCTGGAGATCGACCCGGCGGGGTATCCGTACCAGACCCTGACCACGATCGCGGGTGCGGCGAGTGATCCCTCGGTTGTGTGGGCGGGGTCGGATGACGGGTTGGTGCACCGGACGGTTGATGGCGGTGAGACCTGGGAGCGTGTGGGTGAGGGTGTGCTGCCCGGCGACTGGGTGACGCGGATCACGATCGACCCGGCGGATGCGGACGTGGTGTACGTGACGTTCTCGGGGTTCCGGACCGGGGACGATGCGGCGCGGGTTTTCCTTACTCGCGACGGAGGGGAGACGTGGGCGGACGTGTCGGGCAACCTGCCCGCGGCGCCGGTGAACGACCTCGTGCTGGTTGGGGACGGGCGAGTCGTCGTGGCGACGGATGTGGGGGTGTTCGTGACCTCTGGTGTTGCTGGTGACCCCGTGTGGTTGGCGGTCGGTGGGAACCTGCCGAAGGCCCCGGCGATGGACCTGGACGTGCAACCCGGCGGGCTGCTGACCGTGGCGACGTTCGGGCGGAGCGCGTGGCGGGTGCAGCTTCCTTCTGCTCCTGCGGGTTCTTCGGCGCTGTCTTCGGTACTGGCTGTGGACAACGGGTGA
- a CDS encoding DUF1330 domain-containing protein, whose amino-acid sequence MGHTELDRDAAHAFFGNPPTGPVVMLNLLRFNEVADYTGHPELAPAEPISGRKAYGVYSEWTIPLLEAAGAAVELLAEAAVSLIGPADEHWDTALLVRYPSAQAFRDMTSSPEYLAGYGHRAAALADSRLIPLVPRS is encoded by the coding sequence ATGGGACACACCGAGCTCGACCGTGACGCCGCCCACGCCTTCTTCGGCAACCCGCCGACCGGCCCCGTGGTGATGCTGAACCTGCTGCGCTTCAACGAGGTCGCCGACTACACCGGCCACCCGGAGCTTGCCCCGGCCGAGCCGATCAGCGGTCGCAAGGCCTACGGTGTGTACAGCGAGTGGACGATCCCGCTGCTCGAGGCCGCCGGTGCCGCTGTGGAGCTGCTCGCCGAGGCGGCCGTCAGCCTTATCGGCCCTGCCGACGAGCACTGGGACACCGCGCTGCTTGTTCGCTATCCGTCGGCGCAGGCGTTCCGCGACATGACGTCGTCCCCGGAGTACCTCGCCGGCTACGGCCACCGTGCCGCGGCCCTAGCTGACTCCCGGCTGATCCCGCTCGTCCCCCGCAGCTGA
- a CDS encoding HNH endonuclease — MTAVVDRRMVGEDLGEGLASEAVPDSWGRRLAEVWLSEEDVAVYLADPRADSSRDVPPPGSTDEGGSAGSRGSGAAGDGPGEPSGVTSWGGRIGEVWLSEEDVAAYLAEPPSEDDGASAGGGSAAGGGSTAEGGGPVLESAFGEAAADGGGPESAVGEAAGDGAGKASGSTSGMAAVDGSGPASECTSCGAGAVSADGSAVGPAVAGDPAVSVGEVLGGLGRLNGWLAWASAGDVGEGHGTAGGPVDAESVRLVVDGLAGIDAALTAARLRAVVTADQTGLPAVDGAASLSAWIADRWGLTGSTAAREVRLAIGLVDEDEVLDQLQAGVISRDHAAGLVAAAEKQAADQDAAARARAAAEDRAREERRRADEQAQAEAASMAERMRLAREAAAREEQLARERAERAAQQAAANDAARKARQDALLQSAVQGASPDQVRTDANRMRAADAAALERAVAAQRARRSVTFRPDGITGQRVMRVVLTDADYELVQSGIEAAHTFDPPGTPEDERRTPAQRRYDAFLDLVTAGVQAGQLPTSRGTKPHVTVTIPLATLTGEAEVAGIGGFGTVISPETVRRLACDARLTRAIVDATGMPLDIGRTSRAWTVAQHTAAEQLFGGCAFPIADRTPCGRPIGWTDLHHVIWWRHDGPTDQDNGVSLCRHHHNAVHHDGWQLSFDLPTGTVTVQRTADGRTVTRTTRFPHDNPRRSLEQDTPDRPGPDGLGPNRAGLGRPGLDRPGLDRADADGSGPGRTDPDRADPDRADPDRADPDRADPNRSDHDQDDPGDGQLPI, encoded by the coding sequence ATGACGGCGGTGGTGGACCGGCGAATGGTCGGTGAAGACCTTGGGGAGGGACTTGCCAGCGAGGCGGTTCCGGACAGCTGGGGTCGCCGGTTGGCGGAGGTGTGGTTGTCGGAGGAGGACGTCGCCGTCTACCTCGCCGATCCTCGGGCTGACTCGTCGCGCGACGTGCCGCCGCCGGGGTCCACGGACGAAGGCGGGTCCGCGGGATCGAGGGGCAGCGGTGCGGCTGGGGACGGGCCGGGCGAGCCGTCGGGGGTCACCTCGTGGGGTGGTCGCATCGGGGAGGTGTGGTTGTCGGAGGAGGACGTTGCCGCGTACCTCGCCGAGCCACCGTCGGAGGATGATGGCGCATCGGCTGGTGGTGGGTCGGCAGCTGGCGGTGGGTCGACGGCTGAGGGTGGCGGCCCGGTATTGGAGTCCGCATTCGGTGAGGCGGCTGCCGATGGTGGCGGCCCGGAGTCCGCAGTCGGTGAGGCGGCCGGCGATGGTGCCGGCAAGGCGTCAGGGTCCACGTCCGGAATGGCGGCTGTCGATGGTTCCGGCCCAGCGTCGGAGTGCACATCCTGTGGGGCGGGTGCCGTATCGGCTGATGGGTCGGCGGTGGGTCCGGCGGTTGCTGGTGATCCGGCGGTGTCGGTGGGTGAGGTTCTCGGGGGTCTGGGGCGGCTGAACGGCTGGTTGGCCTGGGCGTCTGCGGGCGATGTCGGGGAAGGGCATGGGACTGCTGGCGGGCCGGTCGATGCGGAGTCGGTGCGGCTGGTGGTGGACGGGCTGGCGGGGATCGATGCGGCGTTGACTGCGGCCAGGTTGCGGGCGGTCGTGACCGCGGATCAGACGGGGCTGCCGGCTGTGGACGGGGCGGCGTCGCTGTCGGCGTGGATCGCGGATCGGTGGGGCCTGACCGGCAGCACAGCGGCGCGGGAGGTGCGGTTGGCGATCGGGCTGGTCGACGAGGACGAGGTGCTCGACCAGCTGCAGGCCGGGGTGATCTCACGAGATCATGCCGCCGGTCTGGTGGCGGCAGCGGAGAAGCAGGCGGCCGATCAGGACGCCGCCGCCCGGGCCCGGGCTGCTGCGGAGGACCGTGCCCGCGAGGAACGCCGCCGGGCCGACGAACAGGCCCAGGCAGAGGCCGCGTCGATGGCGGAGCGGATGCGGCTGGCCCGTGAGGCCGCCGCCCGGGAGGAACAGCTCGCCCGGGAGCGGGCCGAACGGGCCGCCCAGCAGGCCGCAGCCAACGACGCAGCCCGCAAGGCCCGACAGGACGCCCTGCTCCAATCCGCGGTACAGGGGGCGTCGCCTGATCAGGTCCGAACCGACGCCAACCGGATGCGCGCTGCCGATGCGGCGGCGCTGGAGCGGGCGGTGGCGGCGCAGCGGGCCCGCCGATCCGTCACCTTCCGACCCGATGGGATCACCGGGCAGCGGGTGATGCGGGTGGTGCTGACCGATGCCGACTACGAGCTGGTCCAGTCCGGTATCGAGGCCGCCCACACCTTCGACCCACCAGGCACCCCCGAGGACGAACGACGGACACCTGCGCAGCGGCGCTACGACGCCTTCCTCGACCTCGTGACCGCCGGCGTGCAGGCGGGGCAGCTGCCCACCTCGCGTGGCACCAAGCCCCACGTCACCGTCACCATCCCGCTCGCCACGTTGACGGGTGAGGCGGAGGTCGCCGGTATCGGCGGGTTCGGGACGGTGATCTCGCCGGAGACGGTTCGGCGGTTGGCGTGTGATGCCCGGTTGACCCGGGCGATCGTTGATGCGACGGGGATGCCGTTGGACATCGGTCGGACCAGCAGGGCGTGGACGGTCGCGCAGCACACCGCGGCGGAGCAGCTGTTCGGTGGGTGTGCGTTTCCCATCGCGGATCGGACGCCGTGTGGCCGGCCGATCGGCTGGACGGATCTGCATCACGTCATCTGGTGGCGTCACGACGGCCCCACCGACCAGGACAACGGCGTGTCGCTGTGCAGGCATCACCACAACGCCGTGCACCACGACGGCTGGCAGCTGTCCTTCGACCTGCCCACCGGCACCGTCACGGTGCAACGGACCGCAGACGGCCGCACGGTCACACGCACAACCCGGTTCCCCCACGACAACCCCAGACGCAGCCTGGAACAGGACACTCCCGACAGACCCGGTCCCGACGGGCTTGGTCCCAACCGGGCTGGCCTCGGCCGCCCTGGTCTCGACCGCCCTGGTCTCGACCGGGCTGATGCCGACGGGTCTGGTCCTGGCCGGACTGATCCAGACCGGGCTGATCCAGACCGGGCTGATCCAGACCGGGCTGATCCAGACCGGGCTGACCCCAACCGGAGCGACCATGACCAGGACGATCCCGGTGATGGGCAATTGCCGATCTGA
- a CDS encoding DUF2945 domain-containing protein — translation MAKYQVGQDVEWDWGNGTGTGTGTVKQIYTERVEKTIAGTEIVRDADEDNPAYLVEQDDGDRVLKSESELRKA, via the coding sequence ATGGCGAAGTACCAAGTCGGACAGGACGTGGAGTGGGACTGGGGCAACGGCACGGGCACCGGCACCGGCACCGTCAAGCAGATCTACACCGAGCGGGTGGAGAAGACGATCGCCGGCACCGAGATCGTCCGGGACGCCGACGAGGACAACCCCGCCTACCTCGTCGAGCAGGACGACGGCGACCGTGTGCTGAAGTCGGAGTCCGAGCTTCGGAAGGCCTGA
- a CDS encoding redoxin domain-containing protein → MTRLLAVAALLLVIGLVVVAVRAQRTGEDAVALAAPTTPTPVPSPAAGQTAASPTPATPTQAGATGTDAGAPTTPEAAESEPPDHPAPTPTEPPIASPITNPIANEGPHPELRDIDGWLQSEVSSLEELRGKVVVVEFWTFGCINCQRTLPNLIELYGAHSRDDLEFVGIHSPEFAHEADVDNIVAAAADLGVTWPIALDTNKRTFHHWQEGTTAYWPRTYVLDRDGNIRFDHIGEGRYDELNETVARLIADPAL, encoded by the coding sequence ATGACGCGCCTGCTTGCCGTTGCCGCGCTCCTCCTCGTGATCGGGCTGGTGGTCGTGGCGGTGCGGGCTCAGCGGACGGGTGAGGACGCCGTGGCCCTGGCGGCTCCCACCACGCCGACGCCGGTGCCGAGCCCGGCCGCCGGACAGACGGCCGCCTCCCCCACCCCGGCAACGCCCACGCAGGCCGGAGCAACAGGCACCGACGCCGGCGCTCCCACCACCCCGGAAGCCGCCGAGAGCGAACCGCCCGATCATCCCGCGCCCACCCCGACGGAACCGCCGATCGCCAGCCCGATCACCAACCCGATCGCCAACGAGGGCCCGCATCCCGAACTGCGGGACATCGACGGGTGGCTGCAGAGCGAGGTCTCGTCCCTGGAGGAGCTTCGGGGGAAGGTCGTGGTCGTCGAGTTCTGGACCTTCGGCTGCATCAACTGCCAGCGCACCCTCCCCAACCTGATCGAGCTGTACGGCGCCCACTCCCGCGACGACCTCGAGTTCGTCGGCATCCACTCCCCCGAGTTCGCCCACGAAGCCGACGTCGACAACATCGTCGCGGCAGCCGCCGACCTCGGCGTCACCTGGCCGATCGCGCTGGACACCAACAAGCGGACCTTCCACCACTGGCAGGAGGGCACGACGGCCTACTGGCCTCGCACCTACGTCCTCGACCGCGACGGCAACATCCGCTTCGACCACATCGGCGAGGGGCGGTACGACGAGCTCAACGAGACGGTGGCCCGGCTGATCGCCGACCCGGCGCTGTAG